From Chitinivorax sp. B, a single genomic window includes:
- a CDS encoding M1 family metallopeptidase, with protein MKRLLARCFSVSLLVLACQFAWADDVPMRLGDAVTPKSYQLELTIIPEGEKHTGKVDIALVINAPVREIRMHAEAISIKQGRLLMAGKAVRVDKVVPQGEEYVLLRFREALKPGPARLQLDFAGQMSRKEIHGVFTQREGEDWYAMTQFEATGARRAFPCFDEPGWKVPWQLTLNVKKQHMAVANTPVVGERDLGKGMKQVRFAPTKPLPSYLVAFGVGPFDALDGGMVGNVPVRYITPRGRAQEARYAKENTPAVLQALEGYFGMPYPYEKLDSLVIPMTMGFSAMENPGLITYRSNVLLARPHEETAYFKRRYVSIAAHELAHQWFGNYVTMKWWDDIWLNESFASWMASKITAQVKPEWNLDVEDVVARRSAMQADRLPSTRKIHQPVNSQHDLGNAFDAITYSKGQAVLAMYERWLGEDKFRDGVRRYMSTHAWSNASSRDFIDALAAQDPQVAKSFESFIEQPGIPRLNVTLRCDPIPLVELQQSRFVSKGTNLSPDQRWALPACYGFADGVAKVRTCTVMDEPKLMAKLESNKPLATCPQWLQANPGGVGYYRPVYWPGGLASLMDDPKRLGVAEIVAGLDDAHALIESGDLPIADAMQLAQKYADHSRREVVEAALRIAIRAHSMLDSTQHALFARYVQQSFGTRARVLGFNRKPEESDDDELLRGTLVPFVADAGLDGSLRDEASRLARQWLDDRKSVDASIIGQVLRTAAISGGAALLDTYIEAAANTKNMRERRSLLEALGAFREPPQLAKGLKVALDSRFDSRESIALVNGAAFHPATSEAAWQFVQGHFDKLMASLPKDFAATVPTFFGNACSTKIRNEVDGFFKGIIHKYEGGPRELAQSLEQIDMCVATREAQAGSLSAFLSGYQLKLPQ; from the coding sequence CGATCAGTATCAAGCAGGGGCGGCTACTGATGGCCGGCAAGGCCGTGAGAGTGGATAAGGTTGTGCCGCAAGGAGAGGAATATGTCCTGTTGCGGTTCCGTGAGGCATTGAAGCCCGGCCCGGCTCGACTGCAACTGGATTTTGCCGGCCAGATGAGTCGCAAGGAAATCCATGGCGTATTCACCCAGAGAGAGGGTGAAGATTGGTACGCCATGACCCAGTTTGAAGCCACGGGCGCACGTCGCGCCTTTCCGTGCTTTGATGAGCCGGGTTGGAAAGTACCTTGGCAACTGACTTTGAATGTAAAGAAACAGCACATGGCCGTGGCCAACACGCCAGTTGTGGGCGAACGTGACCTGGGTAAAGGCATGAAACAGGTGCGCTTTGCACCGACCAAGCCGTTGCCAAGCTATCTGGTTGCCTTTGGCGTTGGCCCGTTTGATGCGCTGGATGGTGGGATGGTTGGAAACGTGCCGGTGCGCTACATCACACCGCGAGGTCGTGCGCAAGAGGCTCGTTACGCCAAGGAAAACACGCCGGCCGTGCTACAGGCGCTGGAAGGCTACTTTGGCATGCCGTACCCTTACGAAAAACTGGATAGTCTGGTGATCCCGATGACCATGGGTTTCAGCGCCATGGAGAACCCGGGTCTGATTACCTACCGCAGCAACGTCCTGCTGGCCCGCCCGCATGAAGAAACTGCCTATTTCAAGCGCCGCTACGTCAGCATTGCTGCCCATGAGTTGGCACACCAATGGTTCGGCAACTATGTCACGATGAAATGGTGGGACGATATCTGGCTGAATGAGTCGTTTGCATCATGGATGGCCAGCAAGATCACGGCGCAAGTGAAGCCTGAATGGAATCTCGATGTCGAGGATGTCGTCGCCCGTCGCAGTGCCATGCAGGCCGACCGTTTACCTTCCACCCGCAAGATTCACCAGCCGGTCAATAGCCAGCATGACTTAGGTAACGCCTTCGATGCCATTACCTATTCAAAAGGGCAGGCCGTGTTGGCGATGTATGAGCGTTGGCTGGGGGAGGACAAGTTTCGTGACGGGGTACGTCGGTACATGAGCACGCATGCTTGGTCCAACGCCAGCTCACGTGATTTTATCGATGCGTTGGCTGCGCAAGATCCACAGGTGGCAAAATCCTTTGAAAGCTTCATCGAACAACCCGGTATCCCGCGCTTGAATGTCACATTGCGTTGCGACCCGATCCCGCTGGTCGAATTGCAACAAAGCCGGTTTGTCTCCAAGGGCACCAACTTGTCACCGGATCAGCGTTGGGCGCTGCCAGCATGTTACGGTTTCGCTGATGGTGTTGCCAAAGTTCGAACCTGCACCGTCATGGATGAGCCCAAATTGATGGCCAAGTTGGAGTCCAATAAACCGTTGGCAACCTGCCCGCAATGGTTGCAAGCCAACCCGGGTGGCGTGGGTTATTACCGCCCGGTTTATTGGCCTGGCGGGTTGGCGTCATTGATGGATGACCCCAAACGCCTGGGTGTGGCAGAAATCGTAGCGGGTCTTGATGATGCCCATGCGTTGATCGAATCAGGTGACCTGCCGATTGCTGATGCAATGCAATTGGCTCAGAAGTATGCCGATCACTCACGTCGTGAAGTCGTGGAAGCTGCCTTGCGTATCGCCATACGGGCTCACAGCATGCTGGATTCCACTCAGCATGCATTGTTCGCCCGGTATGTGCAGCAATCGTTCGGCACGCGGGCAAGGGTGTTGGGTTTTAACCGCAAGCCGGAAGAATCGGACGACGACGAATTGTTGCGTGGAACCTTGGTACCGTTTGTGGCCGATGCAGGGCTGGATGGCAGCCTGCGTGACGAAGCCAGCCGGTTGGCACGGCAATGGTTGGATGATCGCAAGTCTGTGGATGCCTCCATCATTGGTCAGGTACTACGTACGGCTGCTATTTCGGGTGGTGCTGCACTGTTGGATACCTATATTGAAGCGGCTGCCAATACCAAAAACATGCGTGAGCGTCGTTCGTTGCTGGAAGCACTCGGCGCCTTCCGCGAGCCACCGCAGTTGGCCAAAGGGTTGAAAGTGGCGCTGGACAGCCGGTTTGATAGCCGTGAATCCATTGCGCTGGTAAACGGGGCTGCATTTCACCCTGCTACATCTGAGGCGGCCTGGCAATTTGTGCAGGGCCATTTCGACAAGTTGATGGCCAGTCTACCCAAAGATTTTGCCGCCACGGTACCGACCTTTTTCGGTAATGCCTGCAGCACCAAGATACGCAATGAGGTCGATGGCTTTTTCAAGGGAATTATCCACAAGTATGAAGGCGGGCCACGTGAATTGGCGCAATCGCTGGAGCAGATCGATATGTGTGTTGCCACACGTGAGGCACAGGCGGGCAGCCTGTCGGCATTTCTGAGTGGCTA